The DNA segment ACGTCCTCACCCAGGTACTCGTACTTCCACATCCACTGGTAACCGGTGACCTTGACGGTCATCTCGGCGTTGCGGGTGTCGTACATGGCGATCAGCTTGGCGGTCGCCGGCCAGGCCATGACCACCAGGATCAGCACCGGGATGACGGTCCAGATGATCTCGGCGGTGGTGTTGTGGCTGAACTGCGCGGCCACCGCACCCTTGGACTTGCGGAACTTGAACATCGCATAGCCCATCGCGCCGAACACGATGACGCCGATCACGATGCAGACCCACAGCGCCACCATGTGCGCGTCGTAGGCGTGCTGGGACGAGGCGGTGACGCCTTTGCCCATGTTCAGCTGCCACGGCTTCGGGTCGGCCGACTGCGCCCAGGCCAGCGCCGGCATCGCCAGCAGCGAGCACGCCGTCACCAACCGCTTCCACATCCCATTCACTTGCGTCATTGCCTAGACCCCAATGCGTCATCGGTTGCGGCCACTCGCGGCCGCCAGTAAATCCTGCAACGTGTCCGCCAGCTCCCGGCGTTCGGCCGGCCCCAGGAAGTCACCGACCTGGACCTGCCTCCCGCTGGATGCCAGCGAAATCCTTTCGCCTTCCCGCTCGATGCTCAGGCGTACCCAGTAGGGATGCGCCCGGAACACCGCCCCGGACCGGGAGGTACTCACCTCCACGGCATCCGGCCCGATATGGATGTCCTCGCTCCGTTCGCCACTGCGCCACAGCGCGCGCAGCGCCGTGGCCACGATGGCCGAATGGAGCAATGCAAAGGCCGGCGCGAAGGCATTGCCTCCCCACCAGCCCAGCATGGCGACGATCCACATCGCACCCGACAGTGCCGCGAACAACATCACGAACTGGCGGCGCGACAGCGCCCTCGGCGGCCGTAGCCGGAGCCACGCGCCGTGTCCGTCCCACGATGACGGCACCACTTCGATCATGTCGTCCGCCACACGGTTGAGGCTGCGGAAAACCGTTAAATGGTAGCTCCCGACACACTTTGCGGCAAGTTTCATTGATCCAGGACAAGGCACCCGGCCCCGTTGCGCGCGCCTCGCCGCGCGTCGGAAGCGACGTTCCGCGACCCGCGTCACTACGGGGCGCACGCAGGTTGAGGACGGGCACGCCGGGCATATCCGGGCCGCGCGCGCGGCCC comes from the Pseudoxanthomonas sp. YR558 genome and includes:
- a CDS encoding DUF2244 domain-containing protein, translating into MIEVVPSSWDGHGAWLRLRPPRALSRRQFVMLFAALSGAMWIVAMLGWWGGNAFAPAFALLHSAIVATALRALWRSGERSEDIHIGPDAVEVSTSRSGAVFRAHPYWVRLSIEREGERISLASSGRQVQVGDFLGPAERRELADTLQDLLAAASGRNR